From Magnolia sinica isolate HGM2019 chromosome 13, MsV1, whole genome shotgun sequence, one genomic window encodes:
- the LOC131223089 gene encoding peptidyl-prolyl cis-trans isomerase FKBP65-like has translation MDDIDEEMAPAKEEEEEEFQPSYPQNEEDEGVLTKIGLKKKLLRVGEGWESPEKGDEITVHYTVTVLGGTQFASSKDEGKPLVAFVGWDNVLKGCEDGLITMRKGEIALFTVPPEINHGIQNIFPSIPTGVTLLFEVEMISWFRVVDVCGDGGVMKKITLKSEILDRPQKKDEVTVKYEVKLEDGSLVARTPDDGIEFLVNDGHLCPAIAKAVVTMRRGEKAILRVAPEYALGSLGRPAQDGLSAVPPNSVVVIYLELVAFKLLEYVTEDMKVIKKITDPVDTSFLKPNSGTNAHIRYIGKLADGTIFDKKGYDGEEPLEFIVDEEQVVPGLDLAAATMRKGERALVIVGHEYGFGNTETTTNLAVVPPLSTLYYEVEMVDFTKVKESWDMEPEEKIEYACKRKEEGNAYFKAGKYARASLRYDMAVKYVEFESTFNEEQKKLGKFFKVTCTLNDAACKLKLKEFREAAKLCSKVLQLEPHNIKALFRRAEAYLETTDLDLAELDLKKALEIEPDNGEVNQQLAKVKKLQSYYDKKETKLYANMLAKLRISAES, from the exons ATGGACGATATTGACGAAGAAATGGCCCCGGccaaagaggaggaagaagaggagttcCAACCTTCCTATCCACAGAACGAAGAAGATGAAGGTGTCCTAACAAAGATAGGGCTGAAGAAGAAGCTTCTCCGAGTTGGAGAAGGTTGGGAATCTCCTGAAAAAGGAGATGAAATCACtg TGCACTATACCGTTACTGTCTTGGGTGGGACGCAATTCGCCTCCAGCAAGGATGAGGGAAAGCCGTTGGTTGCATTCGTAGGATGGG ATAATGTACTTAAAGGATGTGAGGATGGCCTTATTACAATGAGGAAGGGAGAGATTGCTCTGTTCACGGTGCCTCCTGAAATTAATCATGGAATTCAAAATATTTTCCCGAGCATTCCCACCGGTGTGACTTTACTGTTTGAAGTTGAAATGATATCATGGTTTAGAGTTGTCGACGTTTGTGGAGATGGAGGTGTCATGAAGAAGATTACACTCAAAAGTGAGATATTAGACCGACCACAGAAAAAAGATGAAGTGACAG TGAAATATGAGGTGAAACTTGAGGATGGTAGCCTTGTAGCAAGAACACCCGATGATGGCATTGAGTTCCTTGTAAATGACG GTCACCTGTGTCCTGCCATTGCAAAGGCAGTAGTAACCATGAGGAGAGGAGAAAAGGCTATTTTACGAGTAGCACCTGAAT ATGCACTTGGCAGTCTGGGGAGACCTGCACAAGATGGTCTTTCGGCAGTTCCACCCAATTCTGTCGTTGTTATCTACTTGGAATTGGTTGCTTTCAAACTTCTTGAATATGTGACAGAGGATATGAAGGTTATCAAGAAAATCACTGATCCTGTAGACACCTCCTTCTTGAAGCCAAACAGTGGAACCAATGCCCACA TTAGGTACATTGGTAAGCTTGCAGATGGCACAATCTTCGACAAAAAGGGATACGATGGGGAGGAACCTTTAGAATTCATAGTGGATGAAG AGCAAGTCGTCCCTGGCCTTGATCTGGCAGCTGCCACCATGAGAAAAGGAGAGCGTGCTCTTGTCATTGTTGGTCATGAGTATGGCTTTGGAAACACTGAGACTACAACTAACTTGGCTGTGGTTCCTCCACTTTCGACTTTGTACTATGAAGTAGAGATGGTAGACTTCACTAAG GTTAAGGAGTCATGGGACATGGAGCCTGAAGAAAAGATTGAATACGCCTGCAAAAGGAAAGAGGAAGGTAATGCTTATTTCAAAGCTGGAAAGTATGCTCGAGCTTCCCTGAGATATGACATG GCTGTAAAATATGTGGAATTTGAGAGCACTTTCAACGAAGAGCAGAAAAAGCTTGGGAAGTTTTTCAAGGTCACCTGCACTCTTAATGATGCGGCATGCAAACTAAAGTTGAAGGAGTTTAGAGAAGCTGCTAAGCTGTGCTCAAAG GTATTGCAGTTGGAGCCTCACAACATCAAAGCACTTTTCCGGAGAGCTGAGGCCTACCTAGAGACCACTGATCTTGACCTAGCAGAATTGGATTTGAAGAAGGCACTTGAGATCGAACCTGATAACGG
- the LOC131223088 gene encoding large ribosomal subunit protein eL37x-like, producing MGKGTGSFGKRRNKTHTLCVRCGRRSFHLQKSRCAACGYPAARIRKYNWSVKAIRRKTTGTGRMRYLRHLPRRFKSNFREGTQAAPRKSTAAASF from the exons ATG GGCAAAGGAACGGGAAGCTTCGGAAAGAGGAGGAACAAGACCCACACCCTCTGCGTGCGCTGCGGCCGCCGTAGCTTCCATCTGCAGAAGAGCAGATGCGCCGCTTGCGGCTATCCTGCTGCCAGGATCCGCAAAT ATAACTGGAGCGTGAAGGCGATCCGGCGCAAGACTACTGGAACCGGAAGGATGAGGTATCTCCGTCACTTGCCTCGCAGATTCAAGAGCAATTTCAGAGAAG GTACCCAAGCAGCTCCAAGGAAGAGCACTGCTGCTGCTTCGTTTTAA